One segment of Echeneis naucrates chromosome 15, fEcheNa1.1, whole genome shotgun sequence DNA contains the following:
- the emx2 gene encoding homeobox protein EMX2 codes for MFQPTPKRCFTIESLVAKDNPVPASRSEEPIRPAALSYANSGQMNPFLNGFHSGGRGVYSNPDLVFAEAVSHPPNSAVPVHPVAPPHALAAHPLSSSHSPHPLFASQQRDPSTFYPWLLHRYRYLGHRFQGNETSPESFLLHNALARKPKRIRTAFSPSQLLRLEHAFEKNHYVVGAERKQLAHSLSLTETQVKVWFQNRRTKFKRQKLEEEGSESQQKKKGSHHINRWRLATKQASPEEIDVTSDD; via the exons ATGTTTCAACCGACACCCAAGAGGTGTTTCACGATAGAGTCTTTAGTGGCGAAGGATAATCCGGTTCCGGCGTCCCGATCCGAGGAGCCCATCAGGCCGGCGGCGCTCAGCTATGCAAACTCCGGCCAGATGAACCCGTTTCTGAACGGCTTTCACTCCGGCGGCAGGGGCGTCTACTCTAACCCGGACTTGGTGTTCGCCGAGGCGGTCTCTCATCCGCCAAACTCCGCCGTTCCGGTGCATCCGGTGGCGCCGCCGCACGCGCTGGCCGCTCACCCGCTTTCCTCCTCCCACAGCCCGCACCCGCTTTTCGCCAGCCAGCAAAGAGACCCGTCCACCTTCTACCCCTGGTTATTACACAGATACAGATATTTGGGTCACAGATTTCAAG GAAATGAAACGAGTCCAGAGAGTTTCCTTTTGCACAACGCGTTGGCCAGAAAGCCAAAAAGAATCCGGACAGCGTTTTCTCCTTCGCAGCTTCTGCGGCTCGAACACGCGTTTGAGAAAAACCATTACGTGgtgggagcagagaggaagcagctcgCCCACAGCCTTAGTCTGACAGAAACTCAG gTAAAAGTGTGGTTTCAGAACCGGAGGACGAAGTTCAAGAGGCAGAagttggaggaggagggctcGGAGtctcagcagaagaagaaaggatCGCATCACATAAACCGGTGGAGACTGGCGACTAAACAGGCGAGCCCAGAGGAAATTGATGTCACTTCGGACGattaa